In the Quercus lobata isolate SW786 chromosome 5, ValleyOak3.0 Primary Assembly, whole genome shotgun sequence genome, one interval contains:
- the LOC115992261 gene encoding sugar transport protein MST4-like: MVFVPVYISKFASTDFAETLDLIYKFFYGIGTPLGLTANLFMANVKWGWRICFAIPGVLAIPPLLISIFAHDTTMYYIEMKNFRKARREFTRTRGDGFDSEFEQLKEESQGAWSSLEYVFSRQCRPYLVINGVREICLQFSGMFAIGFFLPTLLMKFNISTSTSYFAPTVLETVNFVMSLIGLFLVPRFRKQRAFIVVFSFVMLIGLLSVLLLKGHYSVLYPTHSEAYKIFGFLLACSLGYGVTSSKWIEVEFARRASSVVGPMMTSISFSIMFVMIYALLPVIYSKKGGLFSLFTVIVVCMLVFIYLLVPESSDIPKEEMNEKVWSKHWFWQRYMAHEES; the protein is encoded by the coding sequence ATGGTTTTTGTTCCAGTATATATTTCAAAGTTTGCTTCAACTGATTTTGCAGAAACATTGGATTTGATATATAAGTTTTTCTATGGGATTGGAACTCCTTTAGGATTAACAGCAAATCTTTTCATGGCAAATGTTAAGTGGGGTTGGAGGATTTGTTTTGCTATTCCAGGAGTTTTAGCTATTCCACCCCTTCTCATTTCCATTTTTGCTCATGACACCACAATGTACTATATAGAGATGAAAAACTTTAGAAAAGCAAGAAGAGAATTTACAAGAACTAGGGGTGATGGTTTTGATTCTGAGTTTGAGCAACTAAAGGAGGAGAGTCAGGGAGCTTGGAGCTCATTGGAGTATGTCTTTAGTCGTCAATGTCGCCCTTATCTGGTTATCAATGGTGTACGGGAGATATGTCTGCAGTTTTCGGGAATGTTTGCCATCGGTTTCTTCTTACCAACTCTTCTAATGAAATTTAATATCTCCACATCTACATCTTATTTTGCACCGACGGTTCTTGAAACTGTGAACTTCGTCATGAGCTTGATAGGTTTATTTTTGGTTCCTAGGTTTAGAAAACAACGAGCATTTATAGTGGTCTTTTCATTTGTGATGCTCATTGGACTCCTTTCAGTTTTGCTACTGAAGGGGCATTATTCTGTGTTGTATCCTACACATAGTGAGGCATACAAAATTTTTGGATTCCTCCTTGCTTGCTCACTTGGATATGGAGTAACTTCATCAAAATGGATTGAAGTTGAATTCGCAAGGAGAGCTAGTTCAGTTGTTGGCCCTATGATGACGAGTATAAGTTTTTCGATTATGTTTGTGATGATCTATGCACTACTGCCGGTGATTTACAGCAAGAAAGGAGgattattttccctttttacAGTAATTGTTGTCTGCATGCTGGTCTTCATTTATCTCCTAGTTCCAGAGAGTTCAGATATTCCAAAAgaagagatgaatgaaaaaGTTTGGAGTAAACATTGGTTTTGGCAAAGGTATATGGCACACGAGGAGAGCTAG